One stretch of Ptiloglossa arizonensis isolate GNS036 chromosome 7, iyPtiAriz1_principal, whole genome shotgun sequence DNA includes these proteins:
- the Kin17 gene encoding kin17 DNA and RNA binding protein isoform X2, which yields MGKHEVGTPKYIANKIKAKGLQKLRWYCQMCQKQCRDENGFKCHTMSESHHRQLLLFADNASRYMDQFSREFSHGYLNLLKRQFGTRRVPANRVYQEYISDRGHVHMNATIWVTLTAFVKWLGRSGQCVVDETEKGWYVTYIDRDPETLAAQEKRAKKQKMDKDDEERMMEFIEKQVEKGYQEGGEHTETFKEPLKRSDPDAPLILEMKINKKPKLLPIVIKQEKIKDEDFTSNESISIISDIKHEKLTDDTEKNASLTKKAIKHKLKQNNNDNNVEGWLREGLMIKRILNLSEK from the exons ATGGGTAAGCACGAAGTAGGGACGCCAAAATATATCGCAAACAAAATCAAAGCAAAGGGTTTGCAAAAATTAAGGTGGTACTGTCAGATGTGTCAGAAACAATGTAGAGATGAAAATGGATTCAAGTGTCATACTATGTCAGAGTCTCATCATCGACAGTTACTGCTGTTTGCTGACAATGCAAGTCGTTATATGGATCAGTTTTCAAGGGAGTTTTCACAtggttatttaaatttattaaagagACAATTTGGCACCAGGCGTGTGCCTGCTAATCGTGTTTATCAAGAATACATCTCAGACAGAGGACATGTACACATGAATGCTACTATTTGGGTTACTTTAACAGCGTTTGTTAAATGGCTTGGACGTTCTGGACAATGTGTTGTTGATGAAACGGAAAAag gctgGTATGTAACATATATTGATAGAGATCCAGAAACACTAGCTGCTCAAGAAAAGAGAGCAAAGAAACAGAAGATGGACAAAGATGATGAAGAACGTATGATGGAATTTATTGAAAAACAAGTAGAGAAGGGTTACCAAGAAGGTGGTGAACACACTGAAACTTTTAAAGAACCACTGAAACGATCTGATCCTGATGCACCTTTAATTCTTGAAATGAAGATAAACAAGAAACCAAAACTACTTCCCATTGTCataaaacaagaaaaaattaaagatgAAGATTTTACTAGTAATGAATCAATATCCATAATTTCAGATATAAAACATGAGAAATTAACTGATGATACAGAAAAAAATGCGAGTTTAACAAAAAAAGCGATAAAACATAAACTCAAACAGAACAATAATGATAACAATGTAGAAGGTTGGTTAAGGGAAGGTTTAATGATCAAG AGAATTCTAAATTTGTCGGAAAAGTAA
- the LOC143149202 gene encoding putative gustatory receptor 28a isoform X1: MLEPKTIKRAIGPILVINFFTGMGCFQRKGKRCARNWIELAYPVSFIIGIILLNHYSKLYFHMYLDKLFNLNQHLFWMIFHCNKFLMTSLIIAASIKAQKLRTVITLVEACDQRMEEMGMPKRYRTLYKLQLYMFGILAFIVSVTMVISYWWQLSFTAPLAVKLFLGFTLTLPVVLIGISNVSFLFWVRYTGMKFRQLNGLLRSMLSTTPEASMHKRVMKLIRDLDRKKFRNECIRATNANANTMRAVKQIHLELIKISRTMNDVYGIQILLTMFTSLLLITCLLYVAYRTIWLPLPTDRFLEEMGPLVIWLLIHMSKIFIINSECTKTSAEAADTGDLICELYEPSTTKEFRAEIRHFTLQMIQNPLVFTACGFFDIDHTLIQGVVGTITTYLVILIQVGDMKVDHERPTFNTTSNATITSVTVD, encoded by the exons ATGCTCGAGCCGAAAACAATTAAACGCGCGATCGGACCGATCCTGGTCATCAATTTTTTCACTGGTATGGGATGCTTTCAACGCAAGGGGAAACGCTGCGCGAGGAATTGGATCGAGCTGGCATATCCCGTGAGTTTCATCATCGGCATCATCCTTCTGAACCACTACTCGAAGTTGTATTTCCACATGTATCTCGACAAATTGTTTAACCTGAATCAGCACCTATTCTGGATGATCTTCCACTGCAACAAATTCTTGATGACCTCGTTGATAATCGCTGCAAGCATCAAGGCGCAG AAACTACGGACCGTCATCACTCTCGTTGAAGCGTGCGATCAAAGAATGGAGGAAATGGGAATGCCGAAACGATATCGTACGCTTTACAAGCTCCAGCTCTACATGTTTGGAATCCTCGCGTTCATCGTTTCGGTAACCATGGTGATCAGCTATTGGTGGCAATTGTCGTTCACGGCGCCGTTGGCGGTTAAATTATTTCTCGGGTTCACTCTGACCCTTCCAGTGGTGCTCATAGGGATCTCGAACGTGTCCTTTCTCTTCTGGGTCAG GTACACGGGGATGAAGTTTCGTCAATTGAACGGTCTACTTCGGAGTATGCTGAGCACTACCCCCGAGGCGTCGATGCACAAGAGGGTCATGAAGTTGATACGCGATTTAGACAGGAAGAAGTTCCGAAACGAGTGTATTCGCGCGaccaacgcgaacgcgaacactATGAGAGCAGTAAA ACAAATTCATCTGGAACTGATCAAGATCTCCAGGACCATGAACGACGTTTACGGAATACAGATACTACTGACGATGTTCACATCCCTACTGCTGATCACCTGTCTCCTCTACGTCGCTTACAGAACCATATGGCTTCCTCTGCCCACGGATAGGTTTCTCGAAGAGATGGGTCCCCTGGTCATCTGGTTGCTCATCCACATGTCGAAGATTTTCATTATAAACAGCGAGTGCACCAAAACGTCCGCCGAG GCGGCTGACACTGGTGATCTGATCTGCGAGCTCTACGAGCCCTCGACCACCAAAGAGTTTCGTGCCGAG ATTCGACACTTCACCCTACAAATGATCCAGAACCCATTAGTCTTCACGGCCTGTGGATTTTTTGACATAGATCATACACTTATCCAAGGA GTCGTTGGAACCATCACCACGTACCTCGTGATTTTAATTCAAGTGGGAGACATGAAGGTAGACCACGAAAGACCAACGTTCAATACAACCAGTAACGCGACCATAACATCGGTTACAGTCGATTAG
- the Kin17 gene encoding kin17 DNA and RNA binding protein isoform X1 yields the protein MGKHEVGTPKYIANKIKAKGLQKLRWYCQMCQKQCRDENGFKCHTMSESHHRQLLLFADNASRYMDQFSREFSHGYLNLLKRQFGTRRVPANRVYQEYISDRGHVHMNATIWVTLTAFVKWLGRSGQCVVDETEKGWYVTYIDRDPETLAAQEKRAKKQKMDKDDEERMMEFIEKQVEKGYQEGGEHTETFKEPLKRSDPDAPLILEMKINKKPKLLPIVIKQEKIKDEDFTSNESISIISDIKHEKLTDDTEKNASLTKKAIKHKLKQNNNDNNVEGWLREGLMIKVITKTLGDKYYKAKGIIQSVENSKFVGKVKLKSPEEVENHIIKIDQEYLETVIPAIGKGVMILWGKYKGMKGVVHKLHIENYSIDVQLAKDETVIKKLPYEQVCKYII from the exons ATGGGTAAGCACGAAGTAGGGACGCCAAAATATATCGCAAACAAAATCAAAGCAAAGGGTTTGCAAAAATTAAGGTGGTACTGTCAGATGTGTCAGAAACAATGTAGAGATGAAAATGGATTCAAGTGTCATACTATGTCAGAGTCTCATCATCGACAGTTACTGCTGTTTGCTGACAATGCAAGTCGTTATATGGATCAGTTTTCAAGGGAGTTTTCACAtggttatttaaatttattaaagagACAATTTGGCACCAGGCGTGTGCCTGCTAATCGTGTTTATCAAGAATACATCTCAGACAGAGGACATGTACACATGAATGCTACTATTTGGGTTACTTTAACAGCGTTTGTTAAATGGCTTGGACGTTCTGGACAATGTGTTGTTGATGAAACGGAAAAag gctgGTATGTAACATATATTGATAGAGATCCAGAAACACTAGCTGCTCAAGAAAAGAGAGCAAAGAAACAGAAGATGGACAAAGATGATGAAGAACGTATGATGGAATTTATTGAAAAACAAGTAGAGAAGGGTTACCAAGAAGGTGGTGAACACACTGAAACTTTTAAAGAACCACTGAAACGATCTGATCCTGATGCACCTTTAATTCTTGAAATGAAGATAAACAAGAAACCAAAACTACTTCCCATTGTCataaaacaagaaaaaattaaagatgAAGATTTTACTAGTAATGAATCAATATCCATAATTTCAGATATAAAACATGAGAAATTAACTGATGATACAGAAAAAAATGCGAGTTTAACAAAAAAAGCGATAAAACATAAACTCAAACAGAACAATAATGATAACAATGTAGAAGGTTGGTTAAGGGAAGGTTTAATGATCAAGGTAATTACAAAGACCCTCggtgataaatattataaagcTAAAGGAATCATTCAATCTGTAGAGAATTCTAAATTTGTCGGAAAAGTAAAACTAAAATCACCTGAAGAAGTTGAGAatcatattataaaaattgatcaGGAATATTTGGAGACAGTAATACCTGCAATTGGAAAAGGAGTCATGATTCTTTGGGGAAAATATAAGGGTATGAAAGGAGTAGTACATAAACTTCATATAGAAAACTATAGTATTGATGTACAGCTTGCAAAAGATGAGACTGTTATAAAAAAGTTACCATATGAACAAGTGTGTAAATACATAATATGA
- the LOC143149202 gene encoding putative gustatory receptor 28a isoform X2: protein MLEPKTIKRAIGPILVINFFTGMGCFQRKGKRCARNWIELAYPHLFWMIFHCNKFLMTSLIIAASIKAQKLRTVITLVEACDQRMEEMGMPKRYRTLYKLQLYMFGILAFIVSVTMVISYWWQLSFTAPLAVKLFLGFTLTLPVVLIGISNVSFLFWVRYTGMKFRQLNGLLRSMLSTTPEASMHKRVMKLIRDLDRKKFRNECIRATNANANTMRAVKQIHLELIKISRTMNDVYGIQILLTMFTSLLLITCLLYVAYRTIWLPLPTDRFLEEMGPLVIWLLIHMSKIFIINSECTKTSAEAADTGDLICELYEPSTTKEFRAEIRHFTLQMIQNPLVFTACGFFDIDHTLIQGVVGTITTYLVILIQVGDMKVDHERPTFNTTSNATITSVTVD, encoded by the exons ATGCTCGAGCCGAAAACAATTAAACGCGCGATCGGACCGATCCTGGTCATCAATTTTTTCACTGGTATGGGATGCTTTCAACGCAAGGGGAAACGCTGCGCGAGGAATTGGATCGAGCTGGCATATCCC CACCTATTCTGGATGATCTTCCACTGCAACAAATTCTTGATGACCTCGTTGATAATCGCTGCAAGCATCAAGGCGCAG AAACTACGGACCGTCATCACTCTCGTTGAAGCGTGCGATCAAAGAATGGAGGAAATGGGAATGCCGAAACGATATCGTACGCTTTACAAGCTCCAGCTCTACATGTTTGGAATCCTCGCGTTCATCGTTTCGGTAACCATGGTGATCAGCTATTGGTGGCAATTGTCGTTCACGGCGCCGTTGGCGGTTAAATTATTTCTCGGGTTCACTCTGACCCTTCCAGTGGTGCTCATAGGGATCTCGAACGTGTCCTTTCTCTTCTGGGTCAG GTACACGGGGATGAAGTTTCGTCAATTGAACGGTCTACTTCGGAGTATGCTGAGCACTACCCCCGAGGCGTCGATGCACAAGAGGGTCATGAAGTTGATACGCGATTTAGACAGGAAGAAGTTCCGAAACGAGTGTATTCGCGCGaccaacgcgaacgcgaacactATGAGAGCAGTAAA ACAAATTCATCTGGAACTGATCAAGATCTCCAGGACCATGAACGACGTTTACGGAATACAGATACTACTGACGATGTTCACATCCCTACTGCTGATCACCTGTCTCCTCTACGTCGCTTACAGAACCATATGGCTTCCTCTGCCCACGGATAGGTTTCTCGAAGAGATGGGTCCCCTGGTCATCTGGTTGCTCATCCACATGTCGAAGATTTTCATTATAAACAGCGAGTGCACCAAAACGTCCGCCGAG GCGGCTGACACTGGTGATCTGATCTGCGAGCTCTACGAGCCCTCGACCACCAAAGAGTTTCGTGCCGAG ATTCGACACTTCACCCTACAAATGATCCAGAACCCATTAGTCTTCACGGCCTGTGGATTTTTTGACATAGATCATACACTTATCCAAGGA GTCGTTGGAACCATCACCACGTACCTCGTGATTTTAATTCAAGTGGGAGACATGAAGGTAGACCACGAAAGACCAACGTTCAATACAACCAGTAACGCGACCATAACATCGGTTACAGTCGATTAG
- the LOC143149201 gene encoding protein KRI1 homolog, which yields MICIMPTLFNGNNSDSDGEIKINTGYAENYNNWRQKEELNKLKAKYGDINENATLDESSDTDNSSEEEEENVLAEQFDKDFYKTLASLKNKDPKIYEQDVTFFNDTNKAQELHSEKKSTNKSKKEKAVYLRDYERKIILEREGKYSDSETEDMLKKNEEEVNRDTYAQEQKQLKESFKDALYDEEEEDNVDLFKPKCKSESEKQKEEADYKEWLKGQKSKINETEQEALKPLRDFWSNPNLDANEKFLRDYLLNNKYLDKEYSHLELDDTHIVHDSDENLSEDEKNIEKQEEFEHKYNFRFEEPDQEFIKRYPRIMENSIRRKDTRRAQKRTKVKIRKEEEKIKKKEELKQLKALKRKEIEDKLMKLKEITGNEDIKFNDIDLDGDFDPSEYDRKMMEIFNDDYYAASKEDIKPEFPDIDEELDIESTWDNYDPNAENNDANYEEECEGPHCEDTDFNMDADYDVLKSAQLEVENTKKRRHRRKSKFAELMATKKPKFDPKEYKSYREYFDKYYSLDYEDMIGDIPCRFKYRKVVPNNYGLSVEEILMADDKELNKWCSLKKALQYKPNHVELNDVQMFKQKAKNEAVKMKILRSLYNNSEDEEKPDKPENTNNPIINDESVGTKKKQQRKKKKQEIQNIPFAIETNNGASANNKVPDTNDKKMINYANTILKKSKEKLKTEKRKQSEERGEQLSKKKRKINNDQQSNLHVENKSHIETESTDKIIDEKSLTRKIIDEENYGKSNSKQLKKIKVKGEMKKKKFNKIKDKDFKQKKTNDDIASLNPERLKTYGINPKKFKNKLRYGKKQQQ from the exons ATGATTTGTATCATGCCCACTTTATTTAATGGAAATAATTCTGATTCGgatggagaaataaaaataaacacagGTTACgccgaaaattataataattggcgACAAAaggaagaattaaacaaat TAAAAGCGAAGTATGGAGACATTAATGAAAATGCAACTTTGGATGAAAGTTCTGATACTGATAACTCGtctgaggaagaagaagaaaat GTGTTAGCTGAGCAATTTGATAAAGATTTTTATAAAACTTTGgcttctttaaaaaataaagatcCAAAAATTTATGAACAAGATGTAACATTTTTCAATGATACTAATAAGGCACAGGAATTGCATAGTGAAAAGAAGTCAACTAATAagtcaaagaaagaaaaagctgTCTACCTGAGAGATTatgaacgaaaaattattttagaacgAGAAGGAAAATACAGTGACAGTGAGACTGAGGATATGCTGAAAAAGAATGAAGAGGAAGTCAATAGAGATACATACGCTCAAGAACaaaaacaattaaaagaaaGTTTTAAGGATGCATTGTACGATGAGGAAGAGGAAGACAATGTAGACTTATTTAAACCGAAATGtaaatctgaaagtgaaaaacaAAAA GAAGAGGCAGATTACAAGGAGTGGTTAAAAGGACAAAAATCGAAAATCAATGAAACAGAACAAGAAGCGCTCAAACCTTTACGCGATTTTTGGTCCAATCCTAATTTGGATGCAAATGAGAAGTTTTTAAGAGATTATTTGCTTAATAACAAGTATTTGGATAAAGAATATTCACATCTTGAATTAGATGACACACATATAGTTCACGACAGTGATGAAAATTTATCAgaagatgaaaaaaatataGAGAAGCAGGAGGAATTTGAGcataaatacaattttagaTTTGAAGAACCTGATCAAGAGTTTATTAAAAGGTATCCACGGATCATGGAAAATTCTATACGAAGAAAAGATACGCGCAGAGCACAAAAGAgaacaaaagtaaaaataaggaaagaagaagagaagataaagaaaaaagaggaactGAAACAGTTGAAAGcattaaagagaaaagaaattgaagATAAACTAATGAAATTGAAAGAGATTACAG GAAATGAGGATATAAAATTTAATGATATCGACTTGGATGGTGATTTTGATCCATCTGAATATGACAGAAAGATGatggaaattttcaacgatgatTACTATGCGGCTTCCAAAGAGGATATCAAACCTGAATTTCCAGACATTGATGAGGAACTGGACATTGAAAGCACATGGGATAATTATGATCCAAATGCAGAAAATAATGATGCAAATTATGAAGAAGAATGCGAAGGGCCACACTGTGAAGATACAGACTTTAAT ATGGATGCAGATTATGATGTATTAAAAAGTGCTCAACTAGAAGTGgaaaatacgaagaaacgaagacatagacgaaaatcaaaatttgctgaATTAATGGCAACGAAAAAGCCAAAATTTGATCCTAAAGAGTACAAGTCTTACAGGGAGTATTTCGACAAGTATTACTCCTTAGATTATGAAGATATGATTGGGGATATACCATGTAGatttaaatatagaaaagtTGTTCCAAACAATTATGGCTTGAGTGTCGAAGAG atATTAATGGCTGATGATAAGGAATTAAACAAATGGTGTTCCTTAAAAAAAGCTCTTCAATATAAACCAAATCATGTAGAATTAAATGATGTTCAAATGTTTAAGCAAAAAGCTAAAAATGAGGCAGTCAAAATGAAGATACTTAGAAGTTTGTATAA TAATTCCGAGGATGAAGAGAAGCCAGATAAACCTGAGAATACAAACAATCCCATTATTAATGATGAAAGCGTAGGAACAAAAAAGAAGcaacaaaggaagaaaaagaaacaggaaaTTCAAAACATTCCATTCGCTATTGAGACTAATAATGGAGCATCTGCAAATAACAAGGTTCCTGACACAAATGAcaagaaaatgataaattatgCAAACACGATATTAAAGAAATCcaaggaaaaattaaaaactgaaAAACGGAAGCAATCTGAAGAACGAGGCGAACAGCTATCAAAGAAGaaacgtaaaattaataatgatCAACAATCAAATTTACATGTGGAGAATAAATCACATATAGAAACAGAATCTACGGACAaaataatcgatgaaaaatcttTAACGAGGAAAATAATCGACGAAGAGAATTATGGTAAATCAAACTCCAAACAGTTGAAGAAGATAAAGGTgaaaggagaaatgaaaaagaagaagtTCAATAAAATTAAGGATAAAGATTTTAAGCAGAAGAAAACTAATGACGATATTGCCTCCTTAAATCCAGAAAGGTTAAAGACATACGGAATAAAtccaaagaaatttaaaaataaattgagaTATGGAAAGAAGCAACAACAGTAA
- the LOC143149672 gene encoding uncharacterized protein LOC143149672 codes for MKLVNTIFDSQLIELISITLLYLVMTLYYMYASIHGEQIDLSTILKILAMGLSLTICNSTKLVMTCSICEQATREAKKTKSIVHSISLDEFDNEMRDEILQFSLQISLNQLASSKTNILRLNYDLLRQCLAFVVTYGIFMIQWENTLEMEDEYAIQNETNLKE; via the exons ATGAAACTGGTGAACACGATATTCGACTCGCAATTAATAGAATTGATATCCATCACCCTGTTGTACCTCGTCATGACTCTGTACTATATGTACGCCAGTATCCACGGAGAGCAAATCGATCTCtcgacaattttgaaaatactcgCGATGGGTCTCTCACTCACGATATGCAACTCCACAAAACTTGTCATGACGTGCTCCATCTGCGAACAAGCTACAAGAGAG gcaaagaaaacaaaaagtaTCGTCCACTCGATCTCTCTGGACGAATTCGACAACGAAATGAGAGACGAG ATCCTCCAGTTCTCTTTGCAAATATCGCTCAACCAGCTTGCAAGCTCGAAGACCAATATCCTTCGATTGAACTACGATTTGTTACGACAG TGCTTAGCCTTTGTTGTAACGTACGGTATCTTTATGATACAATGGGAGAATACCTTGGAAATGGAGGACGAGTATGCGATTCAAAACGAGACCAATTTAAAAGAATAA
- the Tmem214 gene encoding transmembrane protein 214 has protein sequence MSSGGWELVGRNKKDKSNGKINKLTKAEKKKFIENAPKVEDFLPLSQVKSLYDNLDNNRENKKLSKEKESKTKENEEKKKQQKQQQSEKKKQEPKEKLPKSIKDALNEINPNELCDVLTSGQTRFPEAPLIWLIDLAAFLNAKMPIDKEDAIFSGKPKDYPLSIVPKPISSTLEKAIEMAGKQTAQLFYENTLTTMATDMVKGSAVVGHKIFLQLLARINPEMTVANIPKLITVRNSYQNRKAIGLSLLWALSQAGRKNLAVGLKVWHEVMSPMLETKSYSSYVAQVLNDIVFDHENFHDFKPELYLDIVEDTCSGKFNIPATVGREINNSITRLRLRLFKNKNISYAKLFEVLMGKITQKIHANYRDELIKTLVACLATDPLCFSVWRSLHAKNLYQSHLILEYIDAKWSTFHTVLKKKSLKETCIVFQTTNERWKKSKDKGLANSCSKICTNLLVKMTASSNKTFPWRKGFILLLLLTGAVVGYDVYQHGNFKESNTGKFLNRSGLSEHGQNAWTMVQGCSSKALEFIEASSPEYYKATVETCKPYIKLAGDFYLVMKNVSLDIYENIVAYAEKNGPVVLQMIEYYAPGILDEIHLRSNQGFELLKVYSNVCAEKFFEHSNAISRWLQHNVFVGKLSPESLQNYASKAIDTTQTLASQTYDWVYEKVQTLSKVP, from the exons ATGTCGTCTGGCGGCTGGGAATTAGTTGGAAGAAACAAAAAGGATAAGAGCAATGGGAAGATTAATAAATTAACTaaagctgaaaaaaaaaaatttattgaaaatgcTCCAAAAGTGGAAGATTTTT TACCATTAAGCCAAGTGAAGAGTTTATATGATAATTTGGATAATAAcagagaaaataagaaattgtcAAAGGAAAAGGAAAGTAAAACAAAGgaaaatgaagagaaaaaaaagcaacAAAAGCAGCAACAATCTGAAAAAAAGAAGCAAGAACCAAAAGAGAAGCTACCAAAATCTATAAAAGATGCATTAAATGAG ATTAATCCAAACGAACTCTGTGATGTTTTAACTAGTGGTCAAACCAGATTTCCTGAAGCTCCACTAATCTGGTTAATAGATCTTGCTGCATTTCTCAATGCAAAAATGCCTATTGACAAAGAAGATGCAATCTTCTCTGGAAAACCTAAAGATTATCCATTGAGCATAGTACCTAAACCAATTTCTTCCACTTTAGAAAAAGCCATTGAGATGGCAGGGAAACAGACAGCACaacttttttatgaaaatactcTCACCACTATGGCTACTGATATGGTAAAAGGATCAGCAGTTGTTGgccataaaatatttttacaactttTAGCACGTATTAATCCTGAAATGACTGTTGCTAACATTCCTAAACTGATTACTGTGAGAAATTCCTACCAAAATAGAAAAGCTATTGGATTGTCTCTACTGTGGGCTTTATCTCAAGCAGGTAGAAAAAACTTGGCTGTGGGTTTGAAAGTGTGGCACGAAGTTATGTCTCCCATGTTAGAAACAAAGAGTTACTCTAGTTATGTAGCACAAGTTCTTAATGATATTGTTTTTGATCATGAAAACTTTCATGATTTTAAGCCAGAACTTTATCTTGACATTGTCGAAGATACATGTTCTGGAAAGTTTAACATACCTGCCACTGTAGGTAGAGAAATTAATAACAGCATTACAAGATTAAGA tTACgactatttaaaaataaaaacataagTTATGCAAAATTGTTTGAAGTATTAATgggtaaaattacacaaaaaataCATGCAAATTATAGAGATGAATTAATTAAAACTCTTGTAGCTTGTTTGGCTACAGAtcctctttgtttctctgtttggaGATCTCTTCATGCTAAGAATTTGTACCAATCTCATCTTATTTTGGAATACATTG ATGCTAAATGGAGTACCTTTCACACagttttgaaaaaaaagagTTTGAAAGAAACGTGTATAGTATTTCAAACAACTAATGAGAGGTGGAAAAAGAGCAAAGATAAAGGTCTAGCTAATAGTTGCAGTAAAATATGTACG AATCTACTAGTGAAAATGACAGCTTCATCCAATAAGACGTTTCCCTGGAGAAAaggatttattttattattacttctGACTGGTGCTGTTGTAGGTTACGATGTTTATCAACACGGTAATTTTAAag AATCCAATACAGGTAAGTTCTTGAATAGAAGCGGATTATCTGAGCATGGACAAAACGCATGGACCATGGTTCAAGGATGTTCTTCTAAAGCACTTGAATTTATAGAAGCTAGTTCACCGGAATATTATAAAGCAACTGTTGAAACATGTAAACCTTACATTAAATTAGCTGGAGACTTTTATCTTGTgatgaaaaatgtttctctcgatatttatgaaaatattgtagCATATGCTGAAAAGAATGGGCCTGTAGTTTTACAAATG ATTGAATATTATGCCCCAGGAATATTGGATGAAATCCATTTACGGAGTAACCAGGGATTCGAACTTTTAAAAGTTTACTCAAATGTTTGtgcagaaaaattttttgaacacTCAAATGCAATATCACGATGGTTGCAGCACAATGTTTTTGT TGGAAAACTAAGTCCAGAAAGTTTACAAAATTATGCCTCAAAAGCTATCGATACCACACAGACATTGGCAAGTCAAACTTATGATTGGGTGTATGAAAAAGTGCAAACACTATCCAAAGTTCCGTGA